One bacterium DNA window includes the following coding sequences:
- a CDS encoding type II toxin-antitoxin system RelE/ParE family toxin translates to MNFCGEATIPRRKFQSELAANPESGDVIPGLGGLRKIRLALPGRGKRGGARVLYLLFVRAETVFLLYVFAKGEFEDLPPDKRKIIRGLVDEIKKEFEQ, encoded by the coding sequence ATGAACTTTTGTGGCGAAGCCACGATCCCCCGCCGGAAATTTCAATCGGAGTTGGCGGCAAACCCGGAATCGGGGGATGTGATTCCCGGACTTGGCGGGTTGCGCAAGATTCGGCTGGCTTTGCCGGGGCGAGGGAAGCGCGGAGGAGCACGCGTGCTTTATCTGCTCTTCGTGAGAGCTGAGACGGTATTCCTGCTGTATGTCTTTGCGAAAGGCGAATTTGAGGATCTACCGCCGGACAAACGAAAAATCATTCGTGGATTGGTGGATGAGATTAAGAAGGAGTTTGAACAATGA